Proteins co-encoded in one Aspergillus flavus chromosome 2, complete sequence genomic window:
- a CDS encoding thioredoxin-like domain-containing protein: MRTFAPWILSLLGASAVASAADATAEAPSDVVSLTGDTFETFVKEHDLVLAEFFAPWCGHCKALAPKYEQAATELKEKNIPLVKVDCTEEEALCRDQGVEGYPTLKIFRGLDAVKPYQGARQTEAIVSYMVKQSLPAVSPVTPENLEEIKTMDKIVVIGYIASDDQTANDIFTTFAESQRDNYLFAATSDASIAKAEGVKQPSIVLYKDFDEKKATYDGEIEQDALLSWVKTASTPLVGELGPETYSGYITAGIPLAYIFAETKEEREQFTEEFKSIAEKHKGSINIVTIDAKLYGAHAGNLNLDPSKFPAFAIQDPEKNAKYPYDQSKEVKAKDIGKFIQDVLDDKVEPSIKSEAIPETQEGPVTVVVAHSYKDLVLDNEKDVLLEFYAPWCGHCKALAPKYEELASLYKDIPEVTIAKIDATANDVPDSITGFPTIKLFAAGAKDSPVEYEGSRTVEDLANFVKENGKHKVDALEVDPKKEQESGDATETRAASDETETPAATSDDKSEHDEL, translated from the exons CGCTCACCGGGGACACATTCGAAACTTTCGTCAAGGAGCATGACCTAGTTTTGGCCGAGTTTTTTGCTCCCTGGTGTGGCCATTGCAAGGCTCTCGCTCCGAAATACGAGCAGGCCGCCACTGAGttaaaggaaaagaacattCCGCTGGTCAAGGTTGATTGcaccgaggaagaggctctTTGTAGGGACCAAGGTGTTGAAGGTTACCCCACGCTGAAGATTTTCCGTGGCCTTGACGCTGTTAAGCCTTATCAGGGAGCTCGTCAGACCGAGGC GATTGTTTCATACATGGTCAAGCAGTCACTACCTGCTGTGTCCCCTGTCACCCCAGAAAACCTCGAAGAGATCAAGACTATGGACAAGATTGTCGTTATTGGTTATATCGCGTCTGACGACCAGACTGCCAATGATATATTCACCACTTTTGCCGAGTCACAGAGAGACAACTACCTCTTCGCCGCCACAAGTGATGCATCGATCGCTAAGGCAGAAGGTGTTAAGCAACCTTCGATTGTTCTCTATAAAGACTTCGATGAAAAGAAAGCTACTTATGATGGAGAGATTGAACAGGATGCCCTCCTCAGTTGGGTCAAGACTGCCAGTACCCCCTTGGTGGGCGAGCTGGGCCCAGAGACTTACTCCGGATATATAACG GCTGGCATTCCACTGGCGTACATTTTCGCCGAAACCAAAGAAGAGCGTGAGCAGTTCACCGAGGAGTTCAAGTCCATCGCCGAGAAACACAAGGGTTCCATCAATATTGTCACCATTGACGCCAAGTTGTACGGCGCTCATGCAGGCAATCTCAACCTTGACCCCTCCAAGTTCCCTGCATTCGCTATTCAAGACCCTGAAAAGAACGCCAAGTATCCTTATGACCAGTCGAAGGAagtcaaggccaaggataTCGGTAAATTCATCCAAGACGTTCTTGATGATAAAGTAGAGCCAAGCATTAAGTCTGAGGCTATTCCTGAGACTCAGGAAGGTCCGGTTACTGTTGTTGTCGCGCATTCCTATAAGGATCTCGTCCTTGACAACGAGAAGGACGTCCTTCTCGAATTTTATGCGCCATGGTGCGGACACTGCAAGGC CCTTGCCCCGAAGTACGAGGAACTTGCAAGCCTTTACAAGGATATTCCTGAAGTTACCATCGCCAAAATTGACGCAACGGCCAACGATGTCCCCGACTCCATTACAGGATTTCCTACTATTAAGCTCTTCGCTGCCGGCGCCAAGGACTCCCCAGTTGAATATGAAGGCTCTCGCACGGTGGAGGATCTCGCCAACTTTGTCAAGGAGAATGGCAAGCACAAGGTCGATGCTCTTGAAGTTGATCCGAAGAAAGAACAGGAGAGTGGCGATGCCACCGAGACTCGGGCCGCTTCTGACGAGACCGAAACTCCTGCTGCTACTAGCGATGACAAGTCTGAGCATGATGAATTGTAA